One genomic segment of Emcibacter sp. SYSU 3D8 includes these proteins:
- a CDS encoding acyl-CoA dehydrogenase, producing MTLASLRRRLVTRPIFDWARAVLPAMSATEREALEAGDTWWDAALFTGDPDWDALLATPPATLSDEERAFLDGPVQELCAMVDDWTVNQETHDLPPEAWAFIRRHGFFGMIIPREYGGLGFSAFAHSEVVRTLSTRSVALAVTVMVPNSLGPGELLMHFGTDKQREYWLPRLAVGEEIPCFGLTSPEAGSDAASMVDTGVVCRGDDGELGIRLNWHKRYITLGPVATVLGLAFNLRDPDGLLGGAADLGITVALIPTDTPGVEIGRRHIASGQMFQNGPNWGRDVFVSLDNIIGGAAQAGKGWKMLMAALAAGRGISLPSLAAAGAAFCAHTTGAYARVRRQFGIAIGKFEGVQEPLARIAANAYLVDAARRLTCAGLDLGHKPSVISGIMKLHATERMRICTNDAMDVHAGKAVIDGPLNYLGNLYKAVPVGITVEGANILTRGLIVFGQGAIRCHPYLIDEMAALEMEDRDAGLAAFDAVFWKHAGHSIATFFRAMARAWTSAATSPAPDTGAVRHHYRRLGRYAAGFALSADLALMTLGGALKRREMLSARLGDILAELYLLSAVLKRWEDEGRQAEDLPLVDYCMAAGFTAIESSFEGVFANLPSRFAAGLLKFAVQPFGARRFGPDDALVGKCADLLLAPSATRDRLTEGLYHGHGEEGIARLDHAFAMVFAHEPLADRMRKAGVDDPDQAQAKGIITQREADKVHAMNEAVAAVIAVDDFAAEYLTPEQTAPQGEQPSPPSISMKSQAVR from the coding sequence ATGACGCTTGCATCACTACGCCGCAGGCTGGTGACGCGGCCGATCTTCGACTGGGCACGAGCGGTTCTGCCGGCCATGTCCGCGACCGAGCGCGAGGCGCTCGAAGCGGGTGATACCTGGTGGGACGCGGCCCTGTTCACGGGCGATCCCGACTGGGATGCACTGCTCGCCACGCCTCCCGCGACCCTGTCGGATGAAGAGCGGGCGTTTCTCGACGGGCCGGTGCAGGAACTCTGCGCCATGGTCGACGACTGGACGGTGAACCAGGAAACGCACGACCTGCCGCCCGAGGCCTGGGCCTTCATCAGGCGCCACGGCTTTTTCGGCATGATCATTCCCCGGGAGTATGGCGGCCTGGGCTTTTCCGCCTTCGCGCATTCCGAAGTGGTGCGAACCCTGTCGACTCGCTCGGTCGCCCTCGCGGTGACGGTCATGGTGCCCAATTCCCTGGGGCCTGGCGAGCTGCTGATGCATTTCGGCACCGACAAGCAGCGGGAATACTGGTTGCCGCGGCTGGCGGTGGGCGAGGAAATACCCTGCTTCGGGCTGACCAGTCCGGAAGCGGGATCGGACGCCGCCTCCATGGTCGACACCGGCGTGGTCTGTCGGGGGGACGATGGCGAACTCGGCATCAGGCTGAACTGGCACAAGCGCTACATCACACTTGGGCCGGTCGCGACAGTGCTGGGACTGGCCTTCAATCTGCGCGATCCGGACGGCTTGCTCGGCGGCGCGGCCGATCTGGGCATCACCGTGGCCCTGATCCCGACGGATACGCCCGGCGTGGAAATCGGCCGCCGTCACATCGCGTCCGGGCAGATGTTCCAGAACGGTCCCAATTGGGGCCGCGATGTATTCGTGTCGCTCGACAACATCATCGGCGGCGCGGCGCAGGCTGGCAAGGGCTGGAAGATGCTGATGGCGGCGCTGGCGGCGGGGCGCGGGATTTCGCTGCCCTCCCTTGCGGCGGCGGGCGCTGCGTTCTGCGCCCACACCACCGGCGCCTATGCCCGCGTCCGCCGGCAATTCGGCATCGCCATCGGCAAGTTCGAGGGCGTCCAGGAGCCACTGGCACGGATTGCGGCCAACGCCTATCTGGTCGATGCCGCCCGCCGGCTGACCTGCGCGGGGCTGGACCTGGGGCACAAGCCATCGGTGATCTCGGGCATCATGAAGCTGCACGCCACCGAGCGCATGCGCATCTGCACCAACGATGCCATGGATGTCCATGCCGGCAAGGCGGTGATCGACGGCCCGCTGAATTACCTGGGCAATCTCTACAAGGCGGTGCCCGTGGGCATCACCGTCGAGGGCGCCAATATCCTGACACGCGGCCTGATCGTGTTCGGTCAGGGCGCGATCCGCTGCCACCCCTATCTGATCGACGAGATGGCGGCGCTCGAGATGGAAGACCGGGACGCCGGCCTTGCCGCCTTCGACGCCGTGTTCTGGAAGCATGCCGGCCACTCCATCGCCACGTTCTTCCGTGCGATGGCACGGGCCTGGACGAGCGCGGCGACGTCGCCGGCGCCCGATACAGGCGCGGTTCGCCATCATTACAGGCGGCTGGGCCGCTATGCCGCCGGCTTCGCGCTTAGCGCCGATCTGGCGCTCATGACACTGGGCGGCGCGCTCAAGCGGCGCGAGATGCTGTCGGCGCGCCTCGGCGACATTCTCGCCGAACTCTATCTGCTGTCGGCGGTGCTGAAACGCTGGGAGGACGAGGGCCGCCAGGCCGAGGATCTGCCGCTGGTCGATTACTGCATGGCGGCGGGTTTTACCGCCATCGAATCGTCCTTCGAGGGTGTCTTTGCCAATCTGCCCAGCCGTTTTGCCGCCGGCCTGCTGAAATTCGCCGTGCAGCCTTTTGGCGCCCGCCGGTTCGGTCCGGATGACGCATTGGTCGGCAAATGCGCCGATCTGCTGCTGGCGCCTTCGGCCACGCGCGATCGTCTCACCGAAGGCCTCTACCACGGACATGGCGAGGAGGGGATCGCGCGGCTTGACCATGCTTTCGCCATGGTCTTCGCGCATGAGCCATTGGCCGACCGCATGCGCAAGGCCGGCGTGGATGATCCGGATCAGGCGCAGGCGAAAGGCATCATCACCCAGCGCGAGGCCGACAAGGTCCACGCCATGAACGAGGCCGTGGCCGCGGTCATCGCCGTCGATGATTTCGCCGCCGAGTACCTGACACCGGAACAGACCGCACCACAAGGAGAGCAACCATCGCCGCCCTCGATCAGCATGAAATCGCAAGCGGTCCGCTGA
- a CDS encoding acetyl-CoA C-acetyltransferase produces MRVGRPVYIVDGARTPFLKARGKPGPFTPVDLAVQCGRPLLDRQDMPRTAFDRVILGCVNVVADEMNPARVAALRLGMGTETVAYTVQINCGSGMQSIDNAFRSIQAGDAELVLAGGAEALSHAPLVFQQDAAAWFGGLMSARGLAARVRALAGFRPRFLKPVIGLERGLTDPVVELNMGQTAEIIAHLFRVSRESSDAYAAESHHRLAHAQNSGWLEDEVEPAMTRAGAVFEADDGVRPDSTPEQLAALRPVFEPPYGKITAGNASQITDGASWVILASEEALEKHRLKPRAVILDSQWSALDPSIMGLAPTLCATDLLKRRGMSMADVDLWELNEAFAAQVLSCLAAWNDADYCQNVLGLDGPLGRIERDRLNPDGGAISMGHPVGASGNRIVLHLVNALHRMDLHRGIATECIGGGQGGAMLIERI; encoded by the coding sequence CTGAGGGTCGGCCGTCCCGTCTATATTGTCGACGGCGCCCGCACGCCGTTCCTCAAGGCCCGTGGCAAACCCGGTCCATTCACGCCTGTCGATCTGGCCGTGCAGTGCGGCCGGCCGCTGCTCGACCGTCAGGACATGCCGCGCACCGCTTTCGACCGGGTGATCCTGGGCTGCGTCAATGTCGTCGCCGACGAGATGAACCCGGCGCGTGTCGCGGCGCTGCGGCTGGGCATGGGCACCGAGACCGTCGCCTATACGGTCCAGATCAATTGTGGATCGGGCATGCAGTCGATCGACAATGCCTTTCGTTCCATCCAGGCCGGTGACGCGGAGCTCGTCCTTGCGGGCGGCGCGGAAGCGCTCAGCCATGCGCCGCTGGTCTTCCAGCAGGACGCCGCCGCCTGGTTTGGCGGCCTGATGTCGGCGCGAGGCCTCGCCGCCCGCGTCCGGGCATTGGCGGGCTTTCGGCCACGGTTCCTCAAGCCGGTCATCGGGCTGGAGCGCGGCCTCACCGATCCGGTGGTCGAGCTGAACATGGGACAGACCGCCGAAATCATCGCCCATCTGTTCCGCGTGTCGCGCGAGTCCTCCGATGCCTATGCCGCCGAAAGCCACCACCGTCTCGCGCATGCCCAGAACAGCGGTTGGCTGGAGGATGAAGTCGAGCCGGCCATGACGCGCGCCGGCGCGGTGTTCGAGGCCGATGACGGCGTCAGGCCTGACAGCACGCCTGAACAACTGGCGGCCTTGAGGCCGGTGTTCGAGCCGCCCTATGGCAAGATCACCGCGGGCAACGCCTCACAGATCACCGACGGCGCGTCATGGGTGATCCTGGCCTCCGAGGAGGCGCTGGAGAAGCACCGGCTCAAGCCGCGCGCGGTGATCCTCGACAGCCAGTGGTCGGCGCTCGATCCGTCGATCATGGGGCTGGCGCCTACCCTATGCGCGACCGATCTGCTAAAGCGCCGGGGCATGAGCATGGCCGACGTCGATCTGTGGGAGCTGAACGAGGCGTTCGCCGCCCAGGTTCTCTCGTGCCTCGCCGCCTGGAACGACGCGGATTATTGCCAGAATGTCCTGGGACTGGACGGCCCGTTGGGCCGGATCGAACGGGACCGGCTCAACCCGGACGGCGGCGCCATCAGCATGGGGCATCCGGTCGGCGCCAGCGGCAATCGCATCGTGCTTCACCTCGTCAACGCGTTGCACCGCATGGACCTGCACCGAGGCATCGCCACCGAGTGCATCGGCGGCGGCCAGGGCGGCGCCATGCTCATCGAGAGGATCTAG
- a CDS encoding 3-hydroxyacyl-CoA dehydrogenase NAD-binding domain-containing protein — MRPLTRDVLAALEPRELELGLAMGSSQMLRHWRHGRDADGVAWLLFDKMGASVNTIDEEVLNELADVLRRLLPESPTGIVIRSAKSAGFCAGADVSRFSGQVDPAEAERQLLQGHMVLDAISELAIPTVAVVHGHCLGGGLELALACRTRIAIDGASLGFPEVLLGLHPGLGGTVRSVNLIAPVEAMTMMLTGKTLDAGRAKAVGLVDLVTQERHVAAAVRAAVEGGLTPPRPTRRARIERMPILRRFLANRMRAQVRKRAREEHYPAPFALVDLWEKFADRPGAMRNEEIKSFAGLLAGRTAQNLIRVFSLREALRKMGESGKPLHHVHVIGAGSMGGDIAGWCALKGLRVTLSDQKPEAIGDAIRRAGALYRKRQMKGIDIRDALDRLIPDPRGHGVAQADLVIEAVPENLELKKSIYDSIEPRMKPSALLATNTSSISLDDLGADLRNPGRLVGLHFFNPVARMDLVEVVAHQEIFDVTFSRARAFVRQIGKLPAPVASEPGFLVNRALMPYMAEAMIMLEDGLGGPTIDAAAEKFGMPVGPVELADRVGLDICLAVADMLQEKLRTPATPGMDRLRDKVARNELGMKTGKGFYSWTGGKPRKGRAGDPPADTADRLILPMLNACVACLREGVVAEENTVDAAMIFGAGFAPFTGGPLHYARSQGVEDIVRKLMDLAGHHGPRFDPDEGWMNLAEE; from the coding sequence ATGCGCCCGCTGACGAGAGACGTGCTGGCGGCGCTGGAGCCTCGCGAACTGGAACTGGGCCTCGCCATGGGCTCGAGCCAGATGCTGCGTCACTGGCGTCATGGCCGCGACGCGGATGGCGTCGCCTGGCTGCTGTTCGACAAGATGGGCGCTTCCGTCAACACCATCGATGAGGAAGTGCTCAACGAACTGGCCGATGTATTGCGCCGGCTGCTGCCGGAGAGTCCCACCGGCATCGTGATCCGGTCAGCCAAATCCGCCGGTTTCTGCGCCGGCGCCGACGTCAGCCGGTTCAGTGGCCAGGTGGACCCCGCCGAGGCTGAGCGCCAGTTGCTGCAAGGTCACATGGTGCTCGACGCCATTTCCGAACTCGCCATACCGACGGTGGCGGTCGTGCATGGCCATTGTCTGGGCGGCGGTCTCGAACTGGCGCTTGCCTGCCGCACCCGCATCGCCATCGACGGCGCGTCCCTGGGATTTCCCGAGGTGCTGCTCGGTCTCCATCCGGGCCTTGGCGGCACCGTACGTTCGGTCAACCTGATCGCGCCGGTCGAGGCCATGACCATGATGCTGACCGGCAAGACGCTCGATGCCGGCCGCGCAAAGGCGGTCGGCCTCGTTGATCTGGTGACGCAGGAGAGGCATGTTGCCGCCGCTGTCCGCGCCGCCGTCGAGGGCGGGCTCACGCCGCCGCGGCCGACACGGCGCGCCCGGATCGAGCGCATGCCGATATTGCGCCGGTTCCTCGCCAACCGGATGCGCGCCCAGGTGCGCAAGCGGGCGCGCGAGGAGCACTATCCCGCGCCCTTTGCGCTGGTCGATCTCTGGGAGAAATTCGCCGACCGGCCGGGCGCCATGCGCAACGAGGAGATCAAGAGCTTTGCGGGCCTGCTGGCAGGCCGCACGGCGCAGAACCTGATCCGGGTTTTCTCGTTGCGCGAGGCACTGCGCAAGATGGGTGAATCCGGCAAGCCGCTGCACCATGTCCATGTCATCGGCGCCGGCTCCATGGGCGGGGACATCGCCGGATGGTGCGCCCTCAAAGGGTTGCGGGTCACGTTGTCGGACCAGAAGCCCGAGGCCATCGGCGACGCCATTCGCCGGGCCGGCGCGCTGTACCGCAAACGGCAGATGAAAGGCATCGACATCCGCGATGCGCTCGACCGGCTGATCCCCGATCCGCGCGGCCATGGCGTGGCGCAGGCGGATCTGGTTATCGAGGCGGTGCCCGAGAACCTGGAGCTGAAGAAGTCGATCTATGACAGCATCGAGCCGCGCATGAAGCCGTCGGCGCTGCTTGCCACCAACACCTCCAGCATCTCGCTGGACGATCTGGGGGCGGACCTGCGCAATCCCGGCCGTCTCGTGGGGCTGCATTTCTTCAATCCGGTCGCACGCATGGACCTGGTCGAAGTCGTCGCCCACCAGGAGATATTCGACGTCACCTTCAGCCGGGCGCGGGCCTTCGTGCGGCAGATCGGCAAGCTGCCTGCGCCGGTGGCCAGCGAGCCCGGCTTCCTGGTAAACCGGGCACTGATGCCCTACATGGCCGAGGCTATGATCATGCTCGAGGACGGCCTCGGCGGCCCGACCATCGATGCGGCGGCGGAGAAGTTCGGCATGCCGGTCGGGCCGGTCGAGCTGGCCGACAGGGTCGGGCTGGATATCTGCCTTGCCGTGGCCGACATGCTCCAGGAGAAGCTGCGGACACCGGCGACACCGGGCATGGACCGGCTGCGCGACAAGGTGGCGCGCAACGAACTGGGTATGAAAACGGGCAAGGGATTCTACTCCTGGACTGGCGGCAAACCGCGCAAGGGCCGCGCGGGCGATCCGCCCGCCGATACGGCCGACCGTCTGATACTGCCCATGCTCAACGCCTGCGTCGCCTGTCTGCGCGAGGGCGTCGTTGCCGAGGAAAATACTGTCGATGCCGCCATGATCTTCGGGGCAGGCTTCGCGCCGTTTACCGGTGGACCCCTGCACTATGCGCGCAGCCAGGGTGTCGAGGACATTGTCCGCAAGCTGATGGACCTTGCCGGTCACCACGGTCCTCGGTTCGACCCGGATGAAGGCTGGATGAATCTTGCCGAGGAGTGA
- a CDS encoding acetyl-CoA hydrolase/transferase C-terminal domain-containing protein, protein MPRSDPSFHEDVTRLVDAVIERVGKRIVLGLPLGLGKASHVANELVGRAAADPGISLTIVTALTLETPRGASELERRFMEPLADRLFAGWPGLSYAAMLRAGTLPANVEVREFFLQAGQWLGVPRAQQNYISGNYTHVWRYLLDAGVNVVAQLVASDGQDCSLSCNPDLTLDLLRARREGRADFVMIGQVNAELPFMGGSARVERAEFDYLLDDPACAFPLFGPPNQPVSLSHYAIGFRVAALIPDGGTLQIGIGTMGDAVCHALSLRHQNNAAFRAVLDALGETPLHAAPFEQGLYGCSEMIADGFLALLENGVISRRVGGKAIHAAFFLGSREFYRRLREMPAARRDLIDMTSVTFVNELYGGEDEKCRARVGGLFFNSAMMATLMGAAVSDGLEDGRVVSGIGGQYNFVAQAFALQGARSIIAVDAVRTRAGETSSNVVWSYGHVSIPRHLRDMVVTEYGIADLRGKTDAAVIAAMLSVTDSAFQLPLVKRAKAAGKLPKSFRLGSSLELNNAAHVTGVLEPLRRQGLLPEYPFGTDFTPEEQRLLPALDRLRRAGRRELASHAIRGFLAGDGEDLRPLLDRMGLGRRSGMRERVYAALLGGALASGT, encoded by the coding sequence TTGCCGAGGAGTGATCCATCCTTCCACGAGGACGTGACGCGCCTCGTCGACGCCGTCATCGAAAGAGTCGGCAAGCGTATTGTCCTGGGCCTGCCGCTGGGACTTGGCAAGGCCAGCCATGTGGCCAACGAGCTTGTCGGCCGGGCCGCCGCCGATCCAGGCATCTCGCTGACCATCGTCACGGCGTTGACCCTTGAGACGCCGCGGGGCGCGAGTGAACTGGAACGCCGGTTCATGGAACCCCTTGCGGACAGGCTGTTCGCCGGCTGGCCCGGATTGTCCTATGCCGCAATGCTCCGCGCCGGGACGCTGCCCGCGAACGTCGAGGTGCGCGAATTCTTCCTGCAAGCCGGTCAGTGGCTTGGAGTGCCCCGTGCCCAGCAAAACTATATCTCGGGCAACTACACCCATGTGTGGCGGTACCTGCTCGATGCCGGTGTCAATGTGGTCGCCCAGCTGGTCGCGTCGGACGGTCAGGACTGCAGCTTGAGCTGCAACCCGGATCTGACGCTCGACCTGCTGCGCGCCCGGCGCGAAGGCCGTGCGGACTTCGTCATGATCGGGCAGGTAAACGCCGAGCTGCCCTTCATGGGCGGCAGCGCTCGTGTCGAGAGGGCGGAATTCGATTATCTTCTGGACGATCCCGCCTGCGCCTTTCCGTTGTTCGGCCCACCCAACCAGCCGGTCAGCCTGTCGCATTATGCCATCGGCTTCCGGGTGGCGGCCCTGATACCAGATGGCGGTACGCTGCAGATCGGTATCGGCACCATGGGCGACGCAGTCTGCCATGCGCTGTCGTTGCGCCACCAGAACAATGCCGCCTTCCGCGCGGTGCTCGATGCGCTTGGCGAGACGCCGCTGCATGCGGCGCCATTCGAGCAGGGCTTGTACGGGTGTAGCGAGATGATCGCCGACGGCTTCCTGGCGCTGCTGGAGAACGGCGTCATATCGCGGCGTGTCGGCGGCAAGGCGATCCATGCAGCGTTCTTCCTGGGCTCGCGAGAATTCTACCGGCGCCTGCGCGAGATGCCGGCGGCCCGGCGCGATCTCATCGATATGACGTCGGTGACCTTCGTCAACGAACTCTATGGCGGTGAAGACGAGAAGTGCCGCGCGCGTGTCGGCGGCCTGTTCTTCAACAGCGCCATGATGGCGACTCTCATGGGTGCGGCCGTCTCGGACGGGCTCGAGGACGGACGGGTGGTGAGCGGCATCGGCGGGCAATACAATTTTGTCGCCCAGGCCTTTGCATTGCAGGGCGCGCGGTCGATCATCGCGGTCGATGCGGTCCGCACCCGGGCAGGGGAAACGTCGTCCAACGTGGTGTGGTCCTATGGACACGTATCGATCCCGCGGCACCTTCGCGACATGGTCGTTACGGAATACGGCATTGCCGACCTGCGCGGGAAAACGGATGCGGCCGTCATCGCTGCCATGCTGTCCGTCACCGACAGCGCCTTCCAGCTGCCGTTGGTGAAGCGCGCCAAGGCTGCCGGGAAATTGCCGAAAAGCTTCCGGCTTGGCTCCAGCCTGGAACTTAACAATGCGGCCCATGTGACCGGCGTGCTCGAGCCTTTGCGGCGTCAGGGATTGCTGCCCGAATATCCGTTCGGGACTGATTTCACACCCGAGGAGCAGCGGCTTCTTCCCGCTTTGGACCGACTTCGGCGGGCGGGGCGGCGGGAATTGGCCTCGCATGCGATCCGTGGTTTTCTTGCCGGGGATGGCGAGGATCTGCGGCCCTTGCTGGATCGCATGGGGCTTGGCCGGCGGTCAGGCATGAGGGAGCGGGTCTACGCGGCGCTGCTCGGTGGCGCGCTTGCTTCGGGAACATGA
- a CDS encoding MFS transporter, with protein sequence MGRQGANWLLLIAMVAVSANLRPAISSVPPLLDTIRTALGLSHAAAGLVTTIPVLLMGIVPAFAALLAGRQGSERVVLASVLLVGAGALARLAEFSVVLYLSAALCGVGIAAAQTLLPEIAKRRFGDSAALVMAVQATAMTAGAGLAAVLTPGLSASWSAALAWWTAPALAGALLWLVVAGVRKQAASDAGPRFGFPMRSRMAWRITLFAAMSSAMFYTTLTWIPPTYAEAGWSSGQTGTLLLVLSLAQMAASLGVTWFARHAGDRRWQLIGSVALGAAGCAGLAFAPMAAPWTWMICVGVSTGAMFPLSLMLPVDYEDRPDALRRLSAMSLTGGYVLAAAGPVLFGWLREGSGGYAPSYLALAASAVAASVMCLGFRPRGRDR encoded by the coding sequence ATGGGCCGACAGGGCGCGAATTGGCTGCTGCTGATTGCCATGGTGGCGGTGTCCGCCAATCTTCGGCCGGCCATCAGTTCCGTTCCACCGCTGCTCGACACCATCCGCACCGCGTTGGGTCTCAGCCACGCTGCGGCAGGTCTCGTCACCACCATTCCCGTGCTGCTCATGGGCATCGTGCCCGCCTTCGCCGCCCTGCTGGCGGGGCGCCAGGGCAGCGAGCGCGTGGTCCTTGCCTCTGTCCTGTTGGTGGGTGCCGGGGCGCTGGCGCGGTTGGCCGAATTCTCGGTTGTCCTCTATCTGTCGGCGGCGCTGTGCGGCGTGGGGATCGCCGCGGCGCAGACCTTGCTGCCCGAGATCGCCAAGCGGCGCTTCGGCGATTCCGCGGCACTGGTAATGGCTGTCCAGGCCACGGCGATGACCGCGGGCGCGGGTCTAGCCGCCGTATTGACGCCGGGCCTGTCGGCCTCGTGGTCCGCCGCACTTGCCTGGTGGACGGCACCGGCGCTTGCCGGCGCCCTGCTCTGGCTGGTGGTGGCGGGCGTGCGCAAGCAGGCCGCCAGCGACGCCGGGCCCCGCTTCGGCTTTCCCATGCGCAGCCGCATGGCCTGGCGCATCACCCTGTTCGCGGCCATGTCGTCGGCCATGTTCTACACCACCCTGACCTGGATTCCGCCGACCTATGCCGAGGCGGGCTGGTCGAGCGGCCAGACCGGCACCCTGCTGCTGGTGTTGTCGCTTGCCCAGATGGCGGCGTCGCTGGGCGTGACATGGTTCGCGCGCCACGCGGGCGACCGGCGCTGGCAGCTGATCGGCTCGGTGGCGCTGGGCGCCGCCGGCTGCGCGGGTCTGGCGTTCGCGCCCATGGCCGCGCCCTGGACGTGGATGATCTGCGTCGGCGTGTCCACGGGCGCCATGTTTCCCCTCTCGCTGATGCTGCCGGTCGACTACGAGGACAGGCCCGATGCATTGCGCCGGCTGTCGGCCATGAGCCTCACGGGCGGCTATGTGCTGGCGGCGGCCGGACCGGTCCTGTTCGGCTGGCTGCGCGAAGGCTCGGGCGGTTACGCGCCGTCCTATCTGGCGCTCGCCGCCTCGGCGGTGGCGGCCAGCGTGATGTGCCTGGGCTTCCGGCCCAGGGGACGCGATAGGTGA
- a CDS encoding heavy metal translocating P-type ATPase: protein MKKAHTHSDHGAHGAAAESRVVKDPVCGMNVDPATAKHSAIHKGEAFHFCSAGCKTRFEGDPEKYLSPAPPPAPGDEHAVYTCPMHPEIHQEGPGDCPICGMALEPMVPTGHTPRSAEMSYMARRFWLGLVLTLPLFALEMGGHLLGWHGLIDMPTSGWIQFGLATPVVFWSGWPFILRGWRSVVGRHLNMFTLVALGTLVAWVYSTIALVFPDIFPATFRDHNGSVALYFEAAAVITVLVLVGQVLELRARERTSGAIRALLGLSPRTARLLKPDGSEDEVDIAEIARGDSIRVRPGEKVAVDGVVTEGRSAVDESMVTGESQPVTKEPGDKVIGGTVNQSGAITVTAEGVGSDTVLARIVDMVATAQRSRAPMQRLADSVAAWFVPAVIGVAFAAFVAWSIWGPDPRVPHGLVAAVTVLIIACPCALGLATPMAIMIGVGRGAQAGVLVRDAEALERMEKVDTVVVDKTGTLTEGRPGVSSVVTAAGVDEDDLLRLAAGLERPSEHPLARAIIRAAEDRGLSIPPVTGFDSPPGKGVLGTVEGRKVAIGNAGFLAEQGVETSHLAEQADRLRDHGATAVFVALDGRVGGVIAIADRIKHNARSVVEGLHRQNIRIVMLTGDNLTTARAVADSLGIDEVHAEVLPGDKQALVDTLRAEGRVVAMAGDGVNDAPALAAADVGIAMGSGTDVAMESAGITLLQGDLSGILRARRLSRATMRNIRQNLFLAFVYNALGVPLAAGVLYPHFGILLTPIFAAAAMSLSSVSVIGNALRLRRATL from the coding sequence ATGAAAAAAGCTCATACCCATAGCGATCACGGCGCGCACGGCGCTGCGGCCGAGAGTCGTGTCGTGAAGGATCCGGTATGCGGCATGAATGTCGATCCTGCCACGGCGAAGCATTCGGCCATCCACAAGGGCGAGGCCTTCCACTTCTGCTCGGCTGGTTGCAAGACCAGGTTCGAGGGCGACCCGGAGAAATATCTGTCCCCCGCGCCGCCGCCAGCGCCGGGCGACGAGCACGCCGTCTACACCTGTCCGATGCATCCCGAGATCCATCAGGAAGGTCCAGGCGACTGCCCGATCTGCGGCATGGCGCTCGAGCCCATGGTGCCGACCGGGCACACACCGCGCAGCGCGGAAATGTCCTATATGGCCCGCCGCTTCTGGCTGGGCCTGGTGCTGACCCTGCCGCTGTTCGCCCTGGAGATGGGCGGCCACCTGCTGGGCTGGCACGGACTGATCGACATGCCCACTTCGGGCTGGATCCAGTTCGGACTGGCGACGCCGGTCGTGTTCTGGTCGGGCTGGCCGTTCATCCTGCGCGGCTGGCGCTCGGTGGTGGGACGGCACCTCAACATGTTCACGCTGGTTGCGCTGGGCACGCTGGTCGCGTGGGTCTACAGCACCATCGCGCTGGTTTTCCCGGACATCTTCCCGGCCACCTTCCGCGACCACAACGGATCGGTCGCGCTCTATTTCGAGGCCGCCGCCGTGATCACGGTACTGGTGCTGGTCGGGCAGGTGCTGGAGCTGCGCGCCCGCGAACGTACCTCGGGCGCCATCCGCGCCCTGCTGGGACTGTCGCCGCGCACCGCACGGCTGCTGAAGCCCGATGGCAGCGAGGATGAGGTCGACATCGCCGAGATCGCCCGGGGCGACAGCATTCGCGTGCGGCCCGGCGAGAAGGTGGCGGTCGACGGCGTCGTCACCGAAGGCCGCTCGGCGGTCGACGAATCCATGGTGACCGGCGAATCCCAGCCTGTCACCAAGGAGCCTGGCGACAAGGTGATCGGCGGCACGGTCAACCAGAGCGGCGCGATCACCGTTACCGCCGAGGGCGTGGGTTCGGACACCGTGCTGGCCCGCATCGTCGACATGGTGGCGACCGCCCAGCGCAGCCGCGCACCGATGCAGCGGCTTGCGGATTCCGTGGCCGCCTGGTTCGTTCCCGCCGTGATCGGCGTGGCCTTCGCGGCCTTCGTCGCCTGGTCGATCTGGGGACCTGATCCGCGGGTGCCGCACGGCCTCGTCGCCGCCGTCACCGTGCTGATCATCGCCTGCCCATGCGCGCTCGGACTCGCGACGCCCATGGCGATCATGATCGGCGTGGGCCGAGGCGCGCAGGCGGGCGTGCTGGTCCGCGACGCCGAGGCGCTCGAGCGCATGGAGAAGGTGGACACCGTGGTGGTCGACAAGACCGGCACGCTCACCGAAGGCCGGCCGGGCGTCAGCAGCGTGGTCACCGCGGCCGGCGTCGACGAGGACGACCTGCTACGGCTCGCGGCCGGGCTGGAGCGGCCCAGCGAGCATCCGCTTGCCCGCGCCATCATTCGCGCTGCCGAGGATCGCGGCCTCTCGATTCCACCGGTCACCGGCTTCGACAGCCCGCCGGGCAAGGGCGTGCTGGGCACGGTGGAGGGGCGGAAGGTCGCCATCGGCAACGCCGGTTTCCTCGCCGAGCAGGGCGTCGAGACGTCGCACCTGGCCGAACAGGCCGACCGGCTGCGCGATCATGGCGCGACCGCCGTATTCGTGGCGCTTGACGGCCGCGTCGGCGGCGTCATCGCCATCGCGGACCGGATCAAGCACAATGCCAGGTCCGTGGTCGAGGGCCTGCACCGGCAGAACATCCGCATCGTCATGCTGACAGGCGACAACCTGACGACGGCAAGAGCCGTGGCGGACAGCCTGGGCATCGACGAGGTCCACGCCGAGGTGCTGCCCGGCGACAAGCAGGCGCTGGTCGACACGCTGAGAGCGGAAGGCCGCGTGGTTGCCATGGCTGGTGACGGCGTCAACGACGCGCCGGCGCTCGCCGCCGCCGACGTGGGCATTGCCATGGGATCGGGCACCGACGTGGCCATGGAGAGTGCCGGCATCACCCTGCTGCAAGGCGACCTGTCCGGCATCCTGCGCGCGCGCCGCCTCAGCCGGGCAACCATGCGCAATATCCGCCAGAACCTGTTCCTGGCCTTCGTCTACAACGCCCTGGGCGTGCCGCTGGCGGCGGGCGTGCTGTACCCGCATTTCGGCATCCTGCTGACGCCGATCTTCGCCGCCGCGGCCATGTCGCTCTCGTCGGTCAGCGTGATCGGCAACGCGCTGCGGCTGCGGCGGGCAACGCTCTGA